In the Diceros bicornis minor isolate mBicDic1 chromosome 22, mDicBic1.mat.cur, whole genome shotgun sequence genome, one interval contains:
- the IFNB1 gene encoding interferon beta, which produces MTNRCILQMALLLCFCTVALSRNYNLLRSQLRSSNSACQNLLRQLNGAYCREDRMNFEVPKEIEQPQQLQKEDAVLVIYEMLRQTFGIFRRNFASTGWNETIVERLHAEVHLQMDRLETNVGEITEKENFAWENTPVPHVRKYYARIVQYLKAKKYSRCAWTTVQAEILRNFSFLTGLLDYLQN; this is translated from the coding sequence ATGACCAACAGGTGTATCCTCCAGATGGCTCTCCTGCTGTGTTTCTGCACCGTGGCTCTTTCCAGGAACTACAACTTGCTTCGGTCCCAACTAAGAAGCAGCAATTCGGCATGTCAGAATCTCCTGCGGCAGTTGAATGGGGCCTATTGCCGCGAGGACAGAATGAACTTCGAGGTCCCCAAGGAGATTGAGCAACCACAGCAGTTGCAGAAGGAGGACGCCGTGTTGGTCATCTATGAGATGCTCCGGCAGACCTTCGGTATTTTCAGAAGAAATTTCGCTAGCACTGGCTGGAATGAGACCATCGTCGAGAGGCTCCATGCGGAAGTCCACCTGCAGATGGACCGTCTGGAGACAAACGTGGGTGAAATAACGGAGAAGGAAAACTTCGCCTGGGAAAACACGCCCGTTCCGCACGTGAGGAAATATTACGCACGGATCGTGCAGTACCTGAAGGCCAAGAAGTACAGCCGCTGTGCCTGGACAACAGTCCAAGCGGAAATCCTCAGGAACTTTTCCTTCCTTACCGGACTCCTAGATTACCTCCAAAACTGA